A window of the Archocentrus centrarchus isolate MPI-CPG fArcCen1 chromosome 17, fArcCen1, whole genome shotgun sequence genome harbors these coding sequences:
- the LOC115795447 gene encoding myosin-7-like has protein sequence MGDAEMSVFGAAAPYLRKSDKERMEASTRLFDIKKECFVPDTVEEFVKATIISRDGDKVTVETQNGKNVTVKDSQILQQNPPKFDKIEDMAMLTFLHEPAVLFNLKERYAAWMIYTYSGLFCVTVNPYKWLPVYNQEVVLAYRGKKRSEAPPHIFSISDNAYQYMLADRENQSILITGESGAGKTVNTKRVIQYFASIAAGGIKKDANVKDKGTLEDQIIQANPALEAFGNAKTIRNDNSSRFGKFIRIHFDTRGKLASADIETYLLEKSRVIFQLRAERDYHIFYQILSNKKPEILEMLLITNNPYDYAFISQGETQVASIDDAEELMATDSAFDVLGFTQEEKNSVYKLTGAIMHYGNMKFKQRPREEQAEADGTEDADKAAYLMGLNSADLIKCLCHPRVKVGNEWVTKGQNVAQVNYAVGALSKAVYERMFLWMVMRINQSLETRQPRQYFIGVLDIAGFEIFDFNTFEQLCINFTNEKLQQFFNHHMFVLEQEEYKKEGIEWTFIDFGMDLQACIDLIEKPMGIMSILEEECMFPKATDTTFKAKLYDNHLGKSSNFQKPRIVKGKPEAHFALVHYAGTVDYNINNWLVKNKDPLNETVVGLYQKSTLKLLAILFANYAGADSAMSEAVEGKKEKKKKGSSFQTVSALHRENLNKLMTNLRSTHPHFVRCIIPNETKTPGAMENPLVMHQLRCNGVLEGIRICRKGFPNRILYGDFKQRYRILNPAAIPEGQFIDSRKGAEKLLASLDIDHNQYKFGHTKVFFKAGLLGLLEEMRDERLSKIITAIQARSRGLLSRIEYQKMVERRDALLVIQWNIRAFMVVKNWPWMKLFFKIKPLLRSAEAEKEMANLKEEFLKLKEAYAKSEARRKELEEKMVSLLQEKNDLQLQVQAEQDNLCDAEERCEGLIKSKIQLEAKIKELTERLEDEEEMNSELTAKKRKLEDECSELKKDIDDLELTLAKVEKEKHATENKVKNLIEEMAAQDEIIAKLTKEKKALQEAHQQTLDDLQSEEDKVNSLTKAKTKLEQQVDDLEGSLEQEKKIRMDLERAKRKLEGDLKLTQESVMDLENDKQQLEERLKKKDFEISQLNSKIEDEQTIVIQLQKKLKELQARVEELEEELEAERAARAKVEKQRADLARELEEISERLEEAGGATAAQIEMNKKREAEFQKLRRDLEESTLHHEATTATLRKKQADSVAELGEQIDNLQRIKQKLEKEKSELRLELDDVVSNMEHIVKSKTTLEKTCRTLEDQMNEYRTKCDEHQRSLSDVTTHKAKLQAENDELIRQMEEKESLISQLTRGKNSYNQQLEDIKRQLEEEIKAKNALAHAVQSSRHDCDLLREQYEEEQEAKGELQRGMSKANSEVAQWRTKYETDAIQRTEELEEAKKKLAQRLQEAEEAVEAVNAKCSSLEKTKHRLQNEIEDLMVDVERSNAAAAALDKKQRNFDKILSEWKQKYEECQCELESSQKEARSLSTELFKLKNSYEESLEHLETMKRENKNLQEEISDLTEQLGEGGKTIHELEKVRKQLEQEKSEIQSALEEAEGSLEHEEGKILRAQLEFNQIKADMERKLAEKDEEMEQCKRNLQRMIDTLQSSLEAETRSRNEALRLKKKMEGDLNEMEIQLSQANRQASEAQKQLKAVHAHLKDTQLQLDDSLRANDDMKENIVIVERRNTLLQAEVEELRAALEQTERSRKLAEQELLDVTERVQLLHSQNTSLINHKKKLEADTSQLQTEVEEAVQECRNAEEKAKKAITDAAMMAEELKKEQDTSAHLERMKKNMEQTIKDLQHRLDEAEQIAMKGGKKQVQKLEARVRELENEVEMEQKRSSDAVKGVRKYERRIKELTYQTEEDRKNIARLQDLVDKLQLKVKAYKRAAEESEEQANVHLGKFRKMQHELEEAEERADIAESQVNKLRAKSRDVGSKKGFDEE, from the exons ATGGGGGACGCAGAGATGTCCGTGTTTGGGGCGGCTGCCCCGTACCTAAGGAAGTCGGACAAGGAACGTATGGAGGCCTCCACGCGTCTTTTCGACATCAAGAAGGAATGCTTTGTCCCTGATACAGTGGAAGAGTTTGTGAAGGCAACCATCATCAGCCGAGATGGAGACAAGGTCACAGTAGAGACACAGAATGGGAAG AATGTGACTGTCAAAGACTCGCAGATTCTGCAACAGAATCCTCCAAAGTTTGACAAGATCGAGGACATGGCCATGCTGACCTTCCTTCATGAACCAGCCGTGCTGTTCAATCTCAAAGAGCGTTATGCAGCATGGATGATCTAT ACCTACTCTGGGTTGTTCTGTGTGACTGTCAACCCCTACAAGTGGCTGCCAGTCTACAACCAGGAGGTGGTTCTTGCCTACAGGGGAAAGAAGAGGAGTGAAGCTCCTCCTCATatcttctccatctctgacaATGCCTACCAGTACATGCTGGCAG ACCGTGAAAACCAGTCAATTCTGATCAC TGGAGAATCTGGTGCAGGAAAGACTGTCAACACGAAACGAGTCATCCAGTATTTCGCAAGTATTGCAGCTGGAGGGATTAAGAAGGACGCCAATGTCAAGGACAAG GGCACCCTGGAGGATCAAATCATCCAGGCTAACCCTGCTCTGGAGGCCTTTGGCAATGCCAAGACCATCAGGAATGACAACTCCTCCAGATTT GGTAAATTCATCCGAATTCATTTTGATACCAGGGGAAAATTAGCCTCTGCTGATATTGAAACAT ATCTTCTGGAGAAGTCTCGTGTAATCTTCCAGCTCAGGGCTGAGAGAGATTACCACATCTTCTACCAGATCCTGTCCAACAAAAAGCCTGAAATCCTGG AGATGTTGCTGATCACAAATAATCCCTATGACTATGCCTTCATCTCACAGGGGGAAACCCAAGTGGCCTCCATCGATGATGCAGAGGAACTCATGGCGACCGAT agtgcctttgatgtgttgggATTTACGCAAGAAGAAAAGAACTCTGTGTACAAGCTGACTGGTGCCATCATGCACTACGGCAATATGAAATTCAAGCAGAGGCCGCGGGAGGAGCAGGCAGAGGCTGATGGGACTGAAG atgctgACAAAGCGGCTTATCTGATGGGCCTGAACTCTGCTGACCTCATCAAATGTCTCTGCCACCCAAGAGTCAAAGTAGGAAACGAGTGGGTCACCAAGGGACAGAATGTGGCCCAG GTGAACTATGCTGTAGGTGCTCTGTCGAAAGCTGTTTATGAGAGGATGTTCCTGTGGATGGTAATGAGAATCAACCAGTCACTGGAGACCAGGCAGCCCCGTCAGTACTTCATAGGTGTGCTGGACATTGCTGGATTTGAAATCTTTGAT TTCAACACCTTTGAGCAGCTGTGCATCAACTTCACCAACgaaaaactgcagcagttttTCAACCACCACATGTTTGTACTGGAGCAGGAAGAGTACAAGAAAGAGGGCATTGAATGGACTTTCATTGATTTTGGTATGGATCTGCAGGCCTGCATTGACCTCATTGAAAAG CCCATGggtatcatgtccatccttgaaGAGGAGTGCATGTTCCCCAAAGCCACCGATACCACCTTTAAAGCTAAGCTCTATGACAACCACTTGGGGAAATCCAGCAATTTCCAGAAGCCCAGAATTGTTAAAGGAAAACCAGAGGCTCACTTTGCCTTGGTTCACTACGCTGGAACTGTTGATTATAATATCAACAACTGGTTGGTGAAGAACAAGGATCCTCTGAATGAGACTGTTGTAGGACTGTACCAGAAGTCTACCCTCAAACTGCTGGCTATCCTCTTTGCAAATTATGCTGGAGCTGACTCAG CTATGAGTGAAGCTGTCGaaggtaaaaaagaaaagaagaaaaaagggtcATCATTTCAGACTGTGTCTGCTCTTCATAGG GAGAACTTGAACAAGCTGATGACCAACTTGAGGTCGACTCACCCTCACTTTGTACGCTGCATCATCCCCAATGAGACCAAGACTCCTGGGGCCATGGAGAACCCTCTGGTGATGCACCAGCTGCGCTGTAACGGTGTGCTGGAAGGCATCAGGATCTGCAGAAAGGGCTTCCCCAACAGGATCCTCTACGGAGATTTCAAGCAGAG aTATCGCATCCTGAATCCTGCTGCCATTCCTGAAGGCCAGTTTATAGACAGTAGGAAGGGAGCTGAAAAACTTCTTGCATCTCTGGATATTGACCACAACCAATACAAGTTTGGGCACACCAAG GTGTTCTTCAAGGCTGGCTTGCTGGGTCTGCTGGAGGAGATGAGAGACGAGCGTCTTTCCAAAATCATCACAGCGATTCAGGCCAGATCCCGTGGTCTTTTGTCCCGCATTGAGTATCAGAAGATGGTGGAACGCAG AGATGCTTTATTAGTAATTCAATGGAACATCCGCGCCTTCATGGTGGTTAAGAACTGGCCCTGGATGAAGCTGTTCTTCAAGATCAAACCTCTGCTGAGATCTGCTGAGGCAGAAAAGGAGATGGCCAATTTGAAGGAAGAATTCCTGAAGCTTAAGGAGGCTTATGCAAAATCAGAAGCCCGCAGAAAGGAACTCGAGGAGAAAATGGTCTCTCTTCTCCAAGAGAAGAATGATCTGCAGCTCCAAGTTCAAGCA GAGCAAGATAATCTCTGCGATGCTGAAGAAAGATGTGAAGGGCTGATCAAGAGCAAGATTCAGCTGGAGGCAAAAATCAAAGAGCTGACAGAAAGgctggaggatgaggaggagatgaaCTCTGAACTGACTGCTAagaagaggaagctggaggaTGAGTGCTCCGAACTGAAGAAAGACATTGATGACTTGGAGTTAACTCTAGCTAAagtggagaaagaaaagcatgcCACTGAGAACAAG GTGAAGAACCTTATTGAGGAGATGGCTGCTCAGGATGAAATCATTGCCAAGCTGACCAAGGAAAAGAAAGCCTTACAGGAAGCTCACCAGCAAACTCTGGATGACCTGCAGAGTGAGGAAGACAAAGTCAACTCTCTGACCAAGGCCAAGACTAAGCTGGAGCAGCAAGTGGATGAT CTTGAAGGATCGCTTGAGCAAGAGAAAAAGATTCGAATGGACCTTGAGAGAGCAAAGAGGAAGCTCGAGGGAGACTTAAAGTTGACCCAGGAGTCTGTGATGGATCTAGAAAATGACAAGCAACAACTGGAGGAGCGCCTGAAAAA GAAAGACTTTGAGATCAGCCAGCTGAACAGCAAAATTGAAGATGAACAGACCATCGTCATTCAACTCCAGAAGAAGCTGAAAGAGCTCCAG GCTCGcgtagaggagctggaggaagagCTTGAAGCAGAGCGAGCGGCCCGAGCCAAGGTGGAGAAGCAGAGAGCTGACCTGGCCAGAGAGCTGGAGGAGATCAGTGAGAGGCTGGAGGAGGCTGGAGGAGCAACAGCGGCTCAGATCGAGATGAACAAGAAGAGGGAGGCTGAGTTCCAGAAGCTGCGCAGAGACCTCGAAGAGTCCACTCTGCATCATGAAGCCACTACTGCTACACTCAGGAAGAAACAAGCTGacagtgttgctgagctgggAGAGCAGATTGACAACCTGCAGAGAATCAAGCAGAAactggagaaggagaagagTGAGCTCAGACTGGAGCTGGATGACGTGGTCTCCAATATGGAACATATTGTTAAGTCTAAG ACTACACTGGAGAAGACCTGCAGAACTTTGGAAGATCAAATGAATGAATACAGGACCAAGTGTGACGAACATCAAAGATCCCTTAGTGACGTCACCACCCACAAAGCCAAACTTCAAGCAGAGAATG ATGAGCTTATAAGACAGATGGAAGAGAAAGAATCTCTTATTTCTCAGCTGACCAGAGGAAAGAATTCCTATAACCAACAACTTGAAGATATAAAGAGGCAGCTGGAAGAGGAAATAAAG GCCAAGAATGCATTGGCCCATGCAGTGCAGTCCTCTCGCCATGACTGTGACCTGCTCAGGGAGCAGtatgaggaggagcaggaggctaAAGGTGAACTGCAGCGCGGCATGTCCAAGGCCAACTCTGAGGTGGCTCAGTGGAGAACCAAGTATGAAACTGATGCCATCCAGAGGACTGAGGAACTGGAAGAGGCCAA AAAGAAGCTGGCTCAGCGTCTGCAGGAGGCCGAGGAGGCTGTTGAAGCAGTAAATGCTAAATGCTCCTCTCTGGAGAAGACCAAACACAGACTGCAGAATGAGATTGAAGATCTCATGGTGGATGTAGAGAGGtctaatgctgctgctgccgctctggacaagaaacaaagaaactttGACAAA ATCCTTTCTGAGTGGAAGCAGAAATATGAGGAGtgccagtgtgagctggagagctcccaGAAAGAGGCCAGGTCTCTGAGCACTGAGCTTTTCAAACTGAAGAACTCCTATGAAGAATCTCTGGAACATTTGGAGACCATGAAGAGAGAGAACAAGAATCTTCAGG AGGAAATTTCTGACCTCACTGAGCAACTTGGTGAGGGGGGAAAAACCATTCATGAGTTGGAGAAAGTCCGTAAGCAGCTGGAGCAAGAAAAGAGTGAGATCCAGTCTGCCCTTGAGGAAGCAGAG GGTTCACTTGAGCATGAGGAGGGGAAGATTCTCAGAGCTCAGCTTGAGTTCAACCAAATTAAGGCCGACATGGAGCGTAAACTGGCTGAGAAAGATGAGGAGATGGAGCAGTGCAAGAGAAACCTGCAGAGGATGATCGACACCCTGCAGAGCTCTCTTGAGGCTGAGACTCGCAGCAGGAATGAGGCTCTGCGtctgaagaagaagatggaAGGAGACCTCAATGAGATGGAGATCCAGCTGAGCCAGGCCAACAGGCAGGCGTCCGAGGCCCAGAAACAGCTTAAGGCTGTGCATGCACATCTGAAG GATACTCAACTTCAGCTCGATGACTCTCTGCGAGCCAATGATGATATGAAGGAAAACATTGTCATTGTTGAAAGACGCAACACCCTGCTTCAGGCTGAAGTGGAAGAACTGAGGGCTGCTCTGGAGCAAACGGAGAGAAGTCGCAAACTTGCTGAGCAAGAGCTGCTGGATGTTACTGAGAGGGTGCAGCTACTGCACTCACAG AACACCAGCCTGATCAATCATAAGAAGAAGCTGGAGGCGGATACATCCCAGCTTCAGACTGAAGTGGAGGAAGCAGTGCAGGAGTGCAGGAATGCGGAGGAAAAGGCCAAGAAGGCCATTACTGATGCTGCCAtgatggcagaggagctgaagaaagagcaGGACACCAGCGCTCATCTGGAGCGCATGAAGAAGAACATGGAGCAAACCATCAAAGACCTGCAGCACCGCCTGGATGAAGCTGAGCAGATCGCCATGAAGGGAGGCAAGAAGCAGGTGCAGAAGCTCGAAGCCAGG GTAAGGGAACTAGAAAATGAGGTGGAAATGGAGCAGAAAAGAAGCAGTGATGCTGTGAAGGGGGTGCGTAAATATGAGCGCCGCATCAAGGAACTCACCTACCAG ACTGAAGAAGATCGCAAGAACATTGCGCGGCTCCAAGACCTGGTAGATAAGCTGCAACTGAAAGTTAAAGCCTACAAGAGAGCTGCTGAAGAGTCT GAAGAACAGGCTAATGTTCATCTGGGCAAGTTCCGCAAGATGCagcatgagctggaggaggctgaagagagagctgacaTCGCTGAGTCTCAGGTCAACAAGCTGCGTGCCAAGAGCCGCGATGTTGGATCCAAG AAAGGGTTTGATGAGGAGTGA